CTCCTCTTATTTCAATTTTCTCTgttaatattattttatttttgtgtgtgtggtgtttttctttcttatttttatgcccaagtgctttgtgaaaaaaaaaagaattcttgtgattgtgcttatctcaattgtgcttatctcaataccctggaaaaataagattttgtttcttcgttcgttctctctctcctttccactccctctccctctccctctctctctctctcaatatttttAATTAGTTTTGTGTTCTATCACTCTCAGCTCCAGCGGAGGAGAGTTTGGAAGACCAGCTTCGATTGCTGCATAAACAGATCAACAATTCCGACTGGCTGCAGAAGAACACGGCAGAAATGTGGATGGACGCCAACCCGGAGGCCGCTGctgaactgaaaaaaatgtttgcagAAAAAGAGGCGTCCCAGAATTCTCCAAAGCAGGAGTCCCAGTCTTCGAGTTCTCAGTCACCGTGCAGTGGTGAATCGGCAGAGAACTTGTGATGATTGTTGGGAGGATGGACTGACGTTAGGTTCATTTTTGATTCAGCTGAATATCGTTATTTCTCAGCTCATATTTATGTAAAGTTATTAGCCAGCTCTTCTGTTGCATTTCCATGTGAAGTTGTTTCACAGAAGAGGGCTTGTCCGTGTGTTATATAATATTCTTGTCTCTTTTGGATTTCAAGCTGTTCTGTGTGAAGAGAGTGTGGCTATGTATTTCAGTaattacatacttttttttttttttttttttttgcctgtgtgcatgtatcagagtggattttaaaGATAAAGTTTTCTGTATAAAGGGTTAACATTTGCTGCCAATGGCAGTTTTACATGAGCTAATTTTGTGTTGCTGATGGGACTTCTGTTCAAGGCATAATCCAAATGACTTACAGGACTACAGTTTAAGGTATAATCCAAATGACTGATGGGACTACAGTTTAAGGTATAATCCAAATGACTGATGGGACTAcagtttaacccctaggctgcctgcatgacgagataactcgtcatggcaagcatgtatgcttcgctgcctgcatgacgagataactcgtcatcgaaatattctgacttttccctggtttgcattcacttccttggcaaaaatagtggtagctttagcctggggaatctctctagattctattcatagctagaaaccccatctacgtcatgaagcagtcctttatttgaacgttttggttgggtcactgtccaagtgtttgcctgacttctctcctcgctcgctcaacaaaatgtcggactgacgccgtgctcaagacatgcgatcgtgacgaactaaatcaaccatgatttctttctttagctgatgctcagaaagaattgaagcgtaaattcgaaggagaagatagagatgaacatttataggacgatctgatagaaaataaagggagtaatcaagagagtggccaagatgcgactgtcagtgagtgatcattgccggctgtacagatgttagcagacgacagatgaccgaattagcagcagagcgttattcttggcacgcagccaacgcggtctgatgagaactgaatcaagtgaccgtgtgagaggggtgaggaggaggggggtggagactgagggggcgtggcctcacatccatcttatcacttggagaagtcacaatgtattgtgtatctatctctttaaaaaaaatatatatattgtggttgttctagtatgattttgtgtttgcagatatccatttgtccagaaaatatgatgtttttgtgcaaattacctgactaatgtttgtaatgaacaagttgaaaatgtgacaaaaaacaaaacactgatttcaaaacaacagcatgtcactaaaaatatataaaatgggaaaacagcatgtgttttgtattctttattcatttacctttcagaaaatatatacttttatgggtctttctccaataacaaagagcacagaatttttggaaaatttatacccgttttttgtgaaaaaaccctggcaaatagatttcacttaaatcttattttcctggcagcgaaagggttaaggtaTAATCCAAATGACTGATGGGACTACAGTTTAAGGTATAATCCAAATGACTGATGGGACTACAGTTTAAGGTATAATCCAAATGACTGATTGAACTACAGTTTAAGGTATAATCCAAATGACTGATGGGACTACAGTTTAAGGTATAATCCAAATGACTGATGGGACTACAGTTTAAGGTATAATCCAAATGACTGTTGGGACTACAGTTTAAGGTATAATCCAAATGACTGATGGGACTACAGTTTAAGGTATAATCCAAATGACTGA
Above is a window of Babylonia areolata isolate BAREFJ2019XMU chromosome 28, ASM4173473v1, whole genome shotgun sequence DNA encoding:
- the LOC143301960 gene encoding uncharacterized protein LOC143301960 — its product is MSTAEAGGDQARSEDKANPGALDAGASCNAPAEESLEDQLRLLHKQINNSDWLQKNTAEMWMDANPEAAAELKKMFAEKEASQNSPKQESQSSSSQSPCSGESAENL